In the genome of Burkholderia sp. PAMC 26561, one region contains:
- a CDS encoding TetR/AcrR family transcriptional regulator, translating into MLSDRRSRKRLATRQGISNAATRLFLERGFDDVTVDEIAAAADVGRMTVFNHFPRKEDMFFDRDEEAREVLREALRQRDPGVAPIEAYRLLAHRLIAERHPAVEFSVRSQGFIATIERSETLKARARGIRDEIAHVVTAALAECVGREAEDSDAYFAANVLLATWTAAFIQGHRTFRQSRDSVAANAAFLAIVNKGAIGLKAAMAGSPYG; encoded by the coding sequence ATGCTCTCTGATCGCCGATCGCGTAAGCGCCTCGCCACGCGGCAAGGTATCTCCAATGCCGCTACGCGCCTCTTCCTGGAGCGGGGCTTCGATGATGTGACGGTGGATGAGATCGCGGCAGCGGCCGACGTCGGGCGAATGACCGTGTTCAACCACTTCCCCCGCAAGGAAGACATGTTCTTCGATCGTGACGAAGAGGCGCGCGAGGTATTGCGAGAAGCCCTTCGGCAGCGCGACCCCGGCGTCGCGCCGATCGAAGCGTACCGACTGCTCGCGCATCGGCTGATCGCCGAACGACATCCCGCCGTTGAATTTTCCGTGCGAAGCCAAGGCTTCATCGCGACGATCGAGCGCAGCGAAACCCTCAAGGCCCGCGCCAGAGGAATACGCGACGAGATCGCACATGTCGTCACGGCGGCGCTGGCTGAATGCGTAGGGCGCGAAGCCGAAGATTCCGACGCTTACTTCGCGGCCAATGTGCTGCTGGCAACGTGGACCGCCGCCTTCATACAGGGACACCGAACCTTTCGACAGAGCCGAGACTCAGTGGCAGCAAATGCCGCCTTTCTTGCGATTGTCAACAAGGGCGCCATCGGCCTGAAAGCTGCAATGGCAGGCTCGCCTTACGGTTGA
- a CDS encoding LysR family transcriptional regulator yields the protein MEWSDVRIFLAVSRLGTLGAAARALRLSHPTIGRRLRALEESTGQVLFQRTADGFVLTEEGTAIVPLAEQMEEGALGMERRLAGEQQRLEGTLRVSSADWFGAYVLPPVIAEYSGEYPLVEIEVLTGTRLFNLSQREADVAFRIVPFEGPDIVQRQLNPMRYGVYVSIASPDPVEGDGAGNRLIVMDTSTGTFPDIDWLRNRFPNASVVLQSNNRNVQAQMCGSGLGIAVLPRPVGDKNSTIRRLDLSEHPPDREIWMGYHRDLRRLHRLRAFVVLAIKHLAS from the coding sequence ATGGAGTGGAGTGATGTCAGAATCTTCCTCGCAGTCTCGCGCTTAGGAACGCTCGGTGCCGCCGCGCGTGCGCTGCGTCTCAGTCATCCGACCATTGGAAGGCGGCTTCGTGCACTTGAAGAGTCCACGGGACAGGTGCTCTTTCAGCGAACAGCAGATGGCTTCGTTTTGACTGAGGAGGGCACCGCTATCGTGCCGCTCGCCGAGCAAATGGAAGAAGGTGCGCTCGGCATGGAGCGTCGTTTGGCCGGTGAGCAGCAGAGGCTGGAAGGAACACTCAGGGTATCCTCGGCCGATTGGTTTGGCGCCTACGTCCTGCCGCCCGTGATCGCCGAATATTCGGGAGAGTATCCCCTCGTTGAGATCGAGGTCCTGACGGGAACGCGACTGTTCAATCTGTCGCAGCGTGAAGCAGACGTCGCTTTCCGCATTGTTCCATTCGAAGGGCCGGATATCGTGCAAAGACAGTTGAACCCGATGCGTTACGGAGTCTACGTATCGATTGCGAGCCCCGATCCCGTGGAAGGCGACGGTGCGGGTAACCGTCTGATCGTGATGGATACATCGACCGGCACATTTCCGGACATCGATTGGCTAAGAAATCGCTTCCCGAATGCCAGCGTCGTATTGCAGTCGAATAATCGCAATGTTCAGGCGCAAATGTGCGGTAGCGGGCTAGGTATCGCTGTGTTGCCGCGACCGGTCGGAGACAAGAACAGCACTATTCGACGACTCGATTTGAGCGAACATCCACCCGATCGGGAAATCTGGATGGGCTACCATCGCGATCTGAGGCGGCTACATCGTCTCCGCGCGTTCGTAGTGCTGGCAATAAAACACCTGGCCAGTTAG
- a CDS encoding oxidoreductase, producing the protein MTKTWLITGCSSGFGRVLADSVLARGDNLVATARNGDSLAPLKARYGTKVRAVALDVTKTGDAAAAVAVAEEEFGGLDVLVNNAGFGFIGAVEEATPEEYRPMFETNVFGLIETTRAALPALRHRGNGRIVNLSSGAGIAGFAANGYYCASKFAVEGLSEALAEEVTSFGIRVIIVEPGPFRTDFLGRSMNGPKNHIDAYKEIVGPFRSYRDSNDGRQAGDPVKGVAVILKAVDAKDPPLHLPLGERAYEIARKKLAAFQRDMDAWEADALATGHS; encoded by the coding sequence ATGACAAAAACATGGCTTATTACCGGCTGCTCAAGTGGATTCGGCCGGGTGCTCGCGGACTCGGTGCTTGCGAGGGGCGATAACCTGGTTGCAACGGCGCGTAACGGCGACTCTCTTGCACCCCTGAAAGCGCGCTATGGGACGAAAGTCCGTGCCGTCGCGCTCGACGTAACCAAAACCGGGGACGCTGCCGCAGCGGTAGCTGTTGCTGAAGAAGAATTCGGCGGGCTTGATGTTCTTGTCAATAACGCAGGATTCGGCTTTATCGGAGCCGTCGAAGAAGCGACGCCCGAAGAGTATCGCCCCATGTTCGAGACCAATGTCTTCGGTTTGATCGAAACCACACGCGCCGCGCTCCCCGCATTGCGTCACAGGGGTAACGGCCGAATCGTCAATCTATCCTCCGGGGCCGGAATTGCCGGATTTGCGGCAAATGGCTATTACTGCGCGAGCAAATTTGCCGTTGAGGGCCTTTCCGAGGCGCTTGCCGAAGAAGTGACGTCGTTCGGCATTCGAGTCATCATTGTCGAGCCGGGTCCTTTCCGGACAGACTTCCTTGGACGCTCGATGAATGGTCCCAAAAACCACATCGACGCTTATAAGGAGATCGTGGGTCCGTTCCGCTCTTATCGTGATTCCAACGATGGAAGACAGGCGGGCGACCCCGTGAAAGGAGTGGCAGTGATCTTGAAAGCAGTCGACGCAAAAGATCCTCCACTCCATCTGCCTCTCGGCGAACGCGCCTACGAGATTGCTCGCAAAAAGCTGGCGGCGTTTCAGCGCGACATGGATGCGTGGGAGGCGGATGCGTTGGCGACCGGCCACTCATAG
- a CDS encoding EthD family reductase: MEKIATGATHDDPTVTFYVIYTGGPDARFDRNWYVDHHLPLVMKSWSKYGLESVAALFRSGEQNGTQVICECNFRDMAAVHAAFDSPEAAAVMADVIHFTELMPQRLRVVPI; encoded by the coding sequence ATGGAAAAAATTGCGACAGGCGCAACGCATGATGACCCGACGGTTACCTTCTACGTAATTTATACGGGTGGCCCGGATGCGCGGTTTGATCGTAACTGGTACGTCGATCACCACTTGCCACTCGTAATGAAGAGCTGGTCGAAATACGGACTGGAAAGTGTTGCTGCGCTGTTTCGGAGCGGTGAGCAGAACGGAACACAGGTGATTTGCGAATGCAATTTCCGGGATATGGCCGCCGTTCACGCTGCATTCGACTCGCCGGAAGCGGCTGCCGTCATGGCCGACGTCATCCATTTCACTGAACTGATGCCTCAGCGTTTGCGCGTCGTTCCGATTTAA
- a CDS encoding alpha/beta hydrolase encodes MSKSFAPWSTARSRTVSRGHFWIAGERIGVGENTYQRGPMYVEWEAPERVTRQWPIVLVHGGGFQGVEWLDTPDGRPGWAQRLVEAGYVTLVVDRPGHGRSPLHTDVIGPMGPPFSYEGGRQIYFPADPSGKHTQWPFAPDDEAAMDQFIAGYGPLPADLAMSENMDADRLARLLDRIGPAILLTHSASGPSGWLTADRRPRLVKAIVSIEPMGPPFADIPHIGLLRWGLTAAPLTFDPPQTTPEAVRQADPAALRLAHLADLPIAVVTGDTSSFAPASTPIVAALKAGGAAAELLHLPDYGVTGNGHGLIYEKNSDAALQPVLDWLARHAENSSARGDNV; translated from the coding sequence ATGAGCAAGTCATTTGCCCCTTGGTCAACCGCCCGTTCGCGCACCGTCTCGCGCGGCCACTTCTGGATCGCGGGAGAACGTATTGGGGTCGGCGAGAACACGTATCAGCGCGGACCGATGTATGTGGAATGGGAAGCGCCCGAACGGGTCACCCGGCAATGGCCGATCGTCCTCGTGCATGGCGGCGGATTCCAAGGCGTCGAATGGCTCGATACACCGGACGGCCGTCCAGGGTGGGCGCAGCGGCTGGTCGAAGCGGGGTATGTCACGCTGGTTGTTGACCGTCCCGGACATGGCCGCTCGCCGCTTCATACCGATGTCATCGGACCCATGGGGCCACCATTTTCTTATGAGGGTGGGCGCCAGATCTATTTTCCGGCGGACCCCTCGGGTAAGCATACGCAATGGCCCTTTGCCCCCGACGATGAAGCCGCGATGGACCAGTTCATCGCGGGCTACGGGCCTTTGCCTGCCGACCTTGCGATGTCTGAAAACATGGATGCAGACCGGCTGGCCCGCCTGCTTGACCGGATCGGACCGGCCATTCTCCTGACCCATTCGGCGTCGGGACCGAGTGGCTGGCTGACGGCCGATCGTCGCCCGCGCCTGGTCAAGGCCATAGTCAGTATCGAACCGATGGGCCCCCCTTTCGCTGATATTCCCCATATCGGTCTTCTGCGCTGGGGATTGACTGCCGCGCCGCTCACATTCGATCCGCCGCAAACAACACCTGAGGCCGTCCGCCAGGCCGACCCGGCTGCACTGCGCCTTGCGCATCTGGCCGACTTGCCTATTGCGGTGGTGACGGGAGACACCTCTTCTTTTGCGCCCGCCAGCACGCCAATTGTTGCCGCGCTCAAAGCGGGAGGCGCAGCGGCAGAACTGCTTCATTTGCCTGACTATGGCGTGACTGGAAATGGTCATGGTCTGATCTACGAAAAGAATTCAGATGCGGCACTGCAGCCCGTACTCGACTGGCTGGCGCGTCACGCCGAAAATTCGTCCGCGCGAGGGGATAACGTATGA
- a CDS encoding (2Fe-2S)-binding protein produces MTVDLAPLGDEHGRQFNVVLTINGAEHRLANLDAHTCLLDALRDYLHLTGTKKGCGLGGCGACTVLIDGRRMNSCLTLAVMNQRKAITTIEGLSKDGVLHPLQKAFIAHDGFQCGYCTPGQIMSGVACIAEGHAVCASEIREWMSGNICRCGAYTNVVAAIHQSACGEAS; encoded by the coding sequence ATGACGGTCGACCTGGCCCCTTTGGGCGACGAACACGGGCGGCAGTTCAACGTCGTACTTACGATCAATGGAGCCGAACACCGCCTGGCCAATCTCGATGCGCACACCTGCCTGCTCGACGCGTTGCGCGATTACCTTCATTTGACGGGGACAAAAAAGGGTTGTGGGCTGGGAGGGTGTGGAGCGTGCACGGTGTTGATCGATGGGCGCCGGATGAATTCCTGCCTGACGCTCGCGGTCATGAATCAACGCAAAGCGATCACCACGATAGAGGGCTTGTCGAAGGACGGCGTGCTTCACCCGCTGCAGAAAGCATTTATTGCCCATGACGGGTTCCAATGTGGCTATTGCACTCCGGGGCAGATCATGAGCGGCGTCGCCTGCATAGCGGAAGGCCATGCCGTATGCGCCAGCGAAATTCGCGAATGGATGAGCGGCAATATCTGCCGCTGTGGCGCGTACACAAACGTCGTTGCAGCGATCCACCAGTCTGCGTGTGGGGAGGCCAGCTGA
- a CDS encoding FAD binding domain-containing protein: MVAFAYVQAASVAGAIATRARHRSDGAHEAGTDFFAGGTDLMQLMGEHLRNPDRIIDITALPGLDGIEMVPGALRLGALVRMSDAAMNPTLRARYPVVTEALLASASPQVRNLATLGGNLLQRTRCGYFRDPGTPCNKREPGTGCPAIDGQNRFHAVLGGSGICIATYSGDLANALLVLDANVRIAGLRRDRVICLADLHRAPGDTPEIETQLEPGELILSIDIPTGIPTRRSHYLKVRDRASFEWSIASAAVALDLADDGTVRDARIAVGGVATKPWRLQNVEASLKGSALNISNIEAAAAHAADGAVSHGANAYKIELIRRTVVRALSELGALS; encoded by the coding sequence ATGGTGGCCTTCGCATACGTCCAGGCGGCAAGCGTTGCTGGCGCCATCGCAACCCGCGCACGCCATCGCTCAGATGGGGCGCATGAGGCCGGCACCGACTTTTTTGCAGGTGGCACCGACCTCATGCAACTGATGGGTGAACATCTGCGTAACCCTGACCGGATCATAGACATCACCGCTCTGCCCGGGCTCGACGGTATCGAAATGGTCCCTGGCGCGCTTCGCCTGGGCGCACTGGTGCGAATGAGCGACGCGGCAATGAATCCTACCCTGCGCGCTCGGTACCCGGTTGTCACTGAGGCGCTTCTCGCGAGCGCATCGCCGCAGGTTCGCAACCTCGCGACGCTCGGTGGCAACCTCCTTCAGCGGACCCGTTGCGGTTATTTTCGCGATCCCGGCACGCCATGCAACAAGCGCGAACCGGGAACGGGATGCCCCGCTATAGACGGACAAAATCGATTTCACGCAGTGCTGGGCGGCAGCGGCATTTGCATAGCGACTTACAGCGGCGATCTTGCCAATGCGCTGTTGGTGCTCGATGCAAACGTACGGATCGCCGGGCTGAGGAGAGATCGCGTTATTTGTCTAGCGGATCTTCATCGTGCGCCTGGAGATACGCCTGAAATAGAGACGCAACTCGAGCCGGGCGAACTGATCTTGTCAATCGACATTCCCACGGGCATACCAACGCGGCGGTCTCATTACCTTAAAGTTCGCGATCGAGCGAGTTTCGAGTGGTCAATCGCCTCGGCAGCCGTGGCGCTCGACCTGGCTGACGACGGGACGGTGCGCGACGCGCGAATCGCGGTCGGCGGAGTAGCGACCAAGCCCTGGAGATTGCAGAATGTCGAGGCCTCGCTAAAGGGCTCGGCGCTCAATATCAGCAATATAGAGGCGGCAGCGGCGCATGCTGCTGACGGCGCTGTTTCACACGGCGCCAATGCCTACAAGATCGAACTGATCAGGCGTACCGTCGTACGCGCGCTCAGCGAGTTGGGAGCGCTTTCATGA
- a CDS encoding amidohydrolase family protein, with amino-acid sequence MPLDGCLLAPGLVNGHQHSHEHFHKGRVENLPLELWMHYVRAPRPVALTPRQIYLRTLIGAVEALRSGATTVADDCNLGGSIDPDAINAIFQAYEDAGIRTLVGFSMMDRPLVDSFPFVDAIFPELCWRKCD; translated from the coding sequence GTGCCGCTTGATGGCTGTCTGCTCGCGCCCGGCCTCGTCAACGGTCACCAGCATTCACACGAACATTTCCACAAGGGGCGCGTGGAGAACCTGCCGCTCGAACTGTGGATGCACTACGTACGCGCACCGAGGCCCGTTGCGCTGACGCCGCGCCAAATCTACCTGCGCACGCTGATCGGCGCGGTCGAGGCCTTGCGAAGCGGCGCGACAACCGTGGCCGACGACTGCAACCTGGGCGGCTCGATCGATCCCGACGCGATAAATGCGATTTTCCAGGCGTATGAAGACGCCGGCATTCGCACACTCGTCGGCTTCTCGATGATGGACCGCCCGCTTGTCGACAGCTTTCCTTTCGTCGATGCGATTTTTCCGGAGTTATGCTGGCGCAAATGCGATTGA
- a CDS encoding amidohydrolase family protein, whose product MRLIPRPSPDAWFAFLGDTVRHRHPQHHRVGVLVALSAPQRCTPEFLARCREFADDHALPVIIHVQETRLQVVTANAFYGKPMVQFLDELGFLKPATSLIHAMWLSDDEIVRLAASGATVQRNPWSNLMLGSGIQPTRHLLDAGVNLSLGSDGFSSKVTANMLNVAGSAAGLSKLRGDDYSRWLTAAEALRAGTLGGAQAVGMAGQLGAIASGYRADLVAYRTDTINFTPLTDPVRQLVYAERGGSIDSVFVAGRCVMRGGNLTTIDEPKIPREIADAYEALKAEIDLADESVGPLLEPMRRIYERALSMDTPWKPHAARFVG is encoded by the coding sequence ATGCGATTGATACCGCGCCCATCGCCCGATGCGTGGTTCGCATTTCTCGGCGATACCGTGCGCCACCGGCATCCGCAACATCATCGCGTCGGTGTGCTCGTGGCACTATCGGCGCCGCAACGCTGCACGCCCGAATTCCTGGCACGTTGCCGCGAATTCGCCGACGACCATGCGTTGCCGGTGATCATCCATGTGCAGGAAACCCGCTTGCAGGTCGTGACGGCGAACGCTTTCTACGGCAAGCCGATGGTGCAATTCCTCGACGAACTCGGCTTCCTGAAGCCGGCCACATCGCTCATTCATGCAATGTGGCTTTCCGACGATGAAATCGTGCGGCTCGCCGCCAGCGGCGCCACCGTGCAGCGCAACCCGTGGAGCAACCTGATGCTCGGGTCCGGCATTCAGCCGACGCGTCATTTGCTCGACGCCGGCGTGAACCTGAGCCTTGGCTCGGATGGCTTTTCGTCGAAGGTCACCGCCAACATGCTGAACGTGGCGGGCTCGGCGGCGGGGTTATCGAAGCTGAGGGGGGACGACTATTCGCGCTGGCTGACGGCGGCCGAGGCGTTGCGAGCCGGGACGCTGGGCGGCGCGCAGGCCGTGGGCATGGCGGGTCAGCTCGGCGCGATCGCGTCGGGATATCGCGCGGATCTGGTGGCGTACCGGACCGATACAATCAACTTCACGCCGCTCACGGACCCCGTGCGACAGCTCGTGTACGCCGAGCGGGGCGGGTCGATCGACAGCGTGTTCGTTGCGGGCCGGTGCGTGATGCGCGGCGGCAATCTGACCACGATCGATGAACCAAAAATCCCGCGCGAGATTGCCGACGCTTACGAGGCGTTGAAAGCGGAGATCGATCTTGCCGATGAGTCGGTCGGGCCGTTGCTCGAACCGATGCGGCGAATCTACGAACGGGCATTGTCGATGGATACCCCCTGGAAGCCTCACGCGGCGCGGTTTGTCGGCTAG
- a CDS encoding ABC transporter substrate-binding protein — protein MKISTSIKFFQAAILLASTLGASAAFAADTLKYGLEAQYPPFESKSSGGELQGLDIDIGNAVCAELKMKCDWTENSFDGLIPALQARKFDVINSAMNVTDKRRQAIDFTNIVYKVPTQLVAKAGSGLMPTPDSLKGKTIGVLQGSTQETYAKMAWATNGVTVTSYPDQNQIYTDLKAGRIDGTLVLSAAGQSGFLSKPDGEGYGFAGGPVLDDAILGSGIAFGVRKDEGALKARLNKAIAKLQANGTVKTLAKKYLGDIDVSPK, from the coding sequence ATGAAAATATCGACTTCAATCAAGTTTTTCCAGGCCGCAATACTGTTAGCCTCGACGCTGGGCGCGAGCGCGGCATTTGCCGCCGATACCCTCAAATACGGCCTGGAAGCGCAATATCCGCCGTTCGAATCAAAATCGTCGGGAGGGGAATTGCAGGGTTTGGACATCGACATTGGCAATGCGGTGTGCGCTGAACTGAAGATGAAGTGCGACTGGACCGAGAACTCGTTCGATGGCCTGATTCCCGCGCTGCAAGCCCGTAAGTTCGACGTGATCAACTCAGCCATGAATGTCACCGATAAGCGCCGCCAGGCCATCGACTTTACGAACATCGTGTACAAGGTGCCTACCCAACTGGTCGCGAAGGCGGGCAGCGGACTGATGCCGACGCCTGACTCGTTGAAGGGCAAGACAATCGGCGTGCTGCAGGGATCGACGCAGGAAACCTACGCAAAAATGGCCTGGGCTACCAACGGCGTGACGGTCACGAGCTATCCGGACCAGAACCAGATCTACACCGACCTGAAGGCGGGTCGTATCGATGGCACGCTGGTGTTGTCGGCTGCCGGGCAGTCGGGCTTTTTGTCGAAGCCGGACGGCGAGGGTTATGGGTTTGCCGGCGGTCCCGTGCTCGATGACGCGATTCTGGGCAGCGGCATTGCGTTTGGTGTTCGCAAGGACGAAGGTGCGCTCAAGGCGCGCTTGAACAAGGCGATTGCCAAGCTGCAGGCAAACGGCACTGTCAAGACGCTGGCGAAGAAGTATCTCGGCGATATCGACGTGTCTCCGAAGTGA
- a CDS encoding transposase, producing MDKRRLVEACLQPGASLSGLALEAGVNASQLHKWVRVHDQFGAPVKRETPTALSAFVPVVTVVGATPVIVPTARLVTTAEPSSVSPPSQAQHR from the coding sequence ATGGACAAGCGACGACTGGTTGAAGCTTGTCTTCAGCCAGGGGCTTCGCTATCGGGCCTCGCCCTTGAGGCCGGCGTGAATGCCAGCCAGTTGCATAAGTGGGTTCGGGTGCATGACCAGTTTGGCGCCCCGGTCAAGCGCGAAACACCGACCGCACTGTCAGCGTTTGTGCCGGTCGTTACGGTCGTCGGTGCGACGCCGGTCATCGTGCCCACAGCGCGCCTCGTCACTACCGCGGAACCATCCAGTGTCTCGCCACCCTCGCAAGCCCAGCACCGCTGA
- a CDS encoding response regulator: MLVGMLGHAVRTEHDGNSALRAASEFRPDVVLLDIGLPGLNGYEVASRIREQPSLDHTVLVAITANQELFQSMQLDASSKKRQPRF, from the coding sequence ATGCTGGTGGGAATGCTCGGGCATGCCGTGAGGACGGAGCACGATGGCAATAGCGCGCTTCGAGCGGCTTCCGAATTTCGGCCTGATGTCGTGCTTCTCGATATAGGCTTGCCCGGGCTCAACGGCTACGAGGTGGCATCGCGCATCAGAGAACAACCGAGTCTCGATCACACGGTTCTTGTCGCAATTACGGCTAACCAAGAGTTGTTCCAGTCCATGCAGCTCGACGCCAGTTCGAAAAAGCGTCAGCCGCGCTTTTAA
- a CDS encoding sensor histidine kinase — protein MDRACVIIERQLVQLTRLVDDLVEVSRTTTGWVRLRLERVTIHEILSRALETTQPLIEQRRHKVSVSLGEDLIWIHGDASRLEQAMVNLLANAAKYTDEGSAIALSVEVEETYCVVRLKDSGVGIIPELLPHIYELFTQAERSLARSRGGLGIGLALVKRIVEMHDGIIAVHSVLNEGTEFVIRLPIATSSAKLDLPVTESGIESSTALRILVVDDNVDTAESRRCWWECSGMP, from the coding sequence ATGGACCGTGCGTGCGTCATTATCGAGCGGCAACTCGTTCAGTTGACGCGACTGGTCGATGATTTAGTCGAAGTGTCGAGGACTACGACGGGGTGGGTGCGGTTGAGGCTTGAGCGCGTGACCATCCATGAAATACTTAGTCGGGCCCTCGAGACAACTCAACCGCTGATTGAACAACGGCGCCATAAAGTCTCGGTGTCGCTTGGCGAGGACCTAATATGGATCCACGGAGATGCATCGCGGCTCGAACAGGCGATGGTCAACCTTCTAGCAAACGCGGCCAAATACACGGATGAAGGCAGCGCAATAGCATTGTCAGTCGAGGTTGAGGAGACGTATTGCGTCGTGCGCCTAAAAGATAGCGGCGTCGGCATAATTCCGGAATTACTACCTCATATTTACGAACTCTTCACACAAGCAGAACGGTCCCTTGCACGCTCCCGCGGTGGACTGGGGATCGGCCTTGCGTTGGTAAAACGTATCGTGGAAATGCACGATGGGATCATCGCCGTTCATAGCGTCTTGAACGAAGGGACGGAATTTGTCATACGCTTGCCGATCGCGACATCGTCAGCAAAGCTTGACTTGCCCGTGACCGAATCAGGTATTGAATCATCGACCGCGTTGCGTATTCTCGTAGTGGATGACAACGTCGACACGGCAGAGAGTAGGCGATGCTGGTGGGAATGCTCGGGCATGCCGTGA
- a CDS encoding sensor domain-containing protein — MQGRFIFANRAVARGMGVCDPAELLGKTDYDFYPLELASEYYRQEQEVLTHGRSLLNHEEHAKYRLLEDEAWLITTKVAVRDANGRIIGLVGINYEVTSQKAAGLALQAAHAQAAEAAVRLEATVARLDLEVQERQRFEQELRHRAMHDTLTGLPNRALLMDRIELAIDFARRREHSLTLLFLDLDRFKLVNDSLGHAAGDELLRAVTRRIGRLMRADDTFARLGGDEFVLLLTNPIPTDELTRVMSRLSRVVAKPVLIGEREVSVTCSLGYSVYPQDGEDATTLLKHADAAMYGAKEGGGNRVLRYTPALSAHAGERLDLEAQMKRGLQRGEFVLHYQPQIEIKSGRITGVEALVRWQHPVRGLLPPTRFIGFAEESGLIEQLGEWVLRTACAQAAAWQSSGLPALRMSINVSARQFHNPALESVVARALAEHGLAPEQLELEITESLSMKDPEESIRILDNFKARGISIAIDDFGTGYSNLAYLRRFPVRRIKLDRVFVSELTSQASSNAIVEAIVAMAHKLDLQVIAEGVETAEQRDALLRFGCDELQGYWFSRPVDAAAIDVLLRNQWEFGRGLYLGAPVCLELTG; from the coding sequence ATGCAGGGCCGGTTTATCTTCGCCAACAGGGCGGTGGCTCGAGGCATGGGGGTGTGCGATCCCGCTGAGTTGCTTGGAAAAACCGACTACGATTTTTATCCGCTCGAACTCGCAAGCGAATATTACCGACAGGAGCAGGAGGTCTTAACGCACGGACGCTCGCTCCTTAATCACGAAGAGCATGCCAAATATCGGCTGCTCGAAGATGAAGCCTGGTTGATCACGACCAAGGTAGCGGTGCGCGACGCCAACGGACGCATTATCGGGTTAGTGGGCATTAACTACGAGGTCACTTCTCAGAAGGCAGCGGGACTGGCGCTGCAGGCTGCACATGCGCAGGCAGCGGAGGCGGCCGTCCGGCTGGAGGCCACCGTCGCACGGCTAGATCTTGAAGTGCAGGAGCGTCAACGCTTCGAACAGGAGCTACGCCACCGGGCGATGCATGACACGCTCACCGGACTACCAAACCGGGCACTGTTAATGGACCGGATCGAACTGGCGATCGATTTCGCCCGACGCCGCGAGCACTCGCTCACGCTGCTTTTCCTCGATCTTGATCGCTTTAAGCTCGTCAACGACAGCCTTGGTCACGCTGCAGGCGACGAACTGCTGCGCGCGGTCACGCGCCGGATCGGCCGCTTAATGCGTGCAGACGATACATTCGCCCGCCTTGGTGGGGACGAATTCGTCTTGTTACTGACTAATCCCATCCCTACCGACGAACTGACCCGCGTGATGAGCCGGCTCTCCCGGGTGGTAGCCAAGCCAGTGCTCATTGGCGAGCGCGAGGTGTCAGTCACATGCAGCCTTGGATACAGCGTTTATCCGCAGGACGGTGAGGACGCGACTACGTTACTCAAGCATGCCGACGCTGCAATGTACGGCGCCAAAGAAGGCGGCGGGAATCGGGTCCTGCGTTACACACCTGCTTTAAGCGCTCACGCGGGCGAACGATTGGACCTCGAGGCCCAGATGAAGCGAGGGCTGCAACGCGGCGAATTCGTGTTGCACTACCAGCCGCAGATCGAGATCAAAAGCGGGCGCATCACTGGCGTTGAGGCTTTAGTGCGCTGGCAGCATCCGGTTCGCGGATTACTGCCTCCGACGCGCTTCATTGGGTTCGCCGAAGAGTCAGGATTGATCGAGCAGCTTGGCGAATGGGTGTTGCGTACGGCTTGCGCCCAAGCTGCGGCGTGGCAGAGCAGCGGATTGCCGGCTTTGCGCATGTCTATAAACGTCTCAGCGCGCCAGTTCCACAATCCGGCGTTGGAGTCAGTCGTTGCCCGGGCGCTCGCCGAACATGGGCTCGCCCCCGAGCAATTAGAGCTTGAAATCACCGAGAGTCTTTCAATGAAGGACCCGGAAGAAAGCATACGCATTTTGGATAACTTTAAGGCCCGTGGCATTAGCATTGCGATCGACGACTTCGGCACGGGTTACTCCAACCTTGCCTACTTGCGCCGATTCCCCGTGCGTCGCATCAAACTGGATCGCGTATTTGTCAGCGAGCTAACTTCGCAAGCGAGCAGCAACGCAATCGTCGAGGCAATCGTCGCAATGGCCCATAAGCTCGATCTCCAAGTCATCGCCGAGGGTGTCGAGACCGCTGAGCAGCGCGACGCATTGTTGCGCTTCGGCTGTGACGAATTGCAGGGCTACTGGTTTTCACGACCCGTCGATGCGGCCGCCATCGACGTTCTGTTGCGAAACCAATGGGAATTTGGGCGAGGCCTTTACTTAGGCGCGCCCGTTTGCCTTGAGCTCACGGGGTGA